From the Leptospira sp. WS60.C2 genome, one window contains:
- a CDS encoding cysteine desulfurase family protein, which produces MKSHLTNDIKYFDYNATHPPYAEILKSSLEEYLDSFYNPSGISRFSLKNQGKIEQTRKYLSQITGGQEKQFVFSSTGTEANHLLVQSLRVLYPDLDSVIVSPFEHSSMYAALDTYGFSPILLKTDRTGIINLNHLETLLQENPKPVICLYAGNETGVIQPAEEIFKLTKQFGQLFYSDLMQAFCKIPVPFSSFDGYTFSGHKIGAGMGAAVTYLPTENKNFRLFGGGNQENEHRAGTENTYAISCLQKVAELQLAHLEEKNIRLKEFQIHLENELESLGCEIIAKQENRLPNTTFLILPIQTVDFFLLGLEEKGIIVSTGSSCKSRAREASKSLLFMGYSEEKALKAIRISTGSFTKLEDINILIEQMKELIETFSI; this is translated from the coding sequence ATGAAATCCCATTTAACGAATGATATAAAGTATTTCGACTACAACGCTACCCATCCTCCCTATGCGGAAATTCTGAAATCTTCTTTAGAGGAATACTTAGATAGTTTTTATAACCCATCAGGGATCTCTCGTTTTTCTCTAAAAAACCAAGGAAAAATCGAACAAACACGAAAATACTTAAGCCAAATCACAGGAGGACAAGAAAAACAATTTGTTTTTTCTTCCACTGGAACAGAAGCAAATCATCTTTTGGTTCAAAGTTTACGCGTGTTATACCCTGATTTGGATTCCGTCATTGTTTCGCCCTTTGAACATTCCAGTATGTATGCGGCATTGGATACTTATGGATTTTCCCCCATCCTCTTAAAAACAGATCGCACAGGAATCATCAACTTAAACCATCTAGAAACCCTATTACAAGAAAATCCAAAACCAGTGATCTGTTTGTATGCCGGAAACGAAACAGGAGTCATCCAACCAGCAGAAGAAATTTTTAAACTCACAAAACAATTTGGTCAACTTTTCTATAGTGACTTGATGCAAGCTTTTTGTAAAATCCCTGTCCCCTTTTCTTCTTTTGATGGTTACACGTTTTCTGGCCATAAAATCGGTGCAGGCATGGGCGCGGCCGTCACTTATTTACCCACAGAAAACAAAAACTTTCGTCTGTTTGGTGGCGGGAATCAAGAAAACGAACACAGAGCAGGAACAGAAAATACATATGCCATCTCTTGTTTGCAAAAGGTAGCAGAATTACAACTGGCTCATTTAGAAGAAAAAAACATTCGCTTAAAAGAGTTTCAAATCCACCTCGAAAATGAACTAGAATCTTTGGGTTGTGAAATCATTGCAAAACAAGAAAACCGACTTCCGAACACGACGTTTCTCATCCTACCGATCCAAACGGTTGATTTTTTTCTATTAGGACTGGAAGAAAAAGGGATCATTGTATCCACAGGAAGTTCCTGTAAATCCAGAGCCAGAGAAGCTTCTAAATCCTTACTCTTCATGGGTTATTCAGAGGAAAAGGCACTCAAAGCAATTCGCATCTCCACTGGAAGCTTTACAAAACTAGAAGATATTAATATCCTTATAGAACAAATGAAAGAACTAATCGAAACATTTAGTATCTAG
- a CDS encoding CHAT domain-containing protein, which produces MKIRIISKYSDQGFSDGECFWEEKQNQLETIERTTPFSGQLLKEFQADWSMFVERILSQNPKKEEFLDKLGKKSDSLEQIVFGDTIPIWRTPGFQGKIELLVDPEFSPIPWEILRTTNGFLFQDRNFKRGIRIQKNEKQISKKTNAALIICNPVKPNLENTVNEECAILYPLLEEKLPLRVLKQNHLTKIRFIEEIGTVKYLHYAGHTEKNGIPIPNNQFISMNEISSRSLGHLDLVFFNSCYSSFDSVEQSGLTTSFLKAGAKQVIGFLYPVETNLAKEIGISFWKDFLVTKKAEKSLEKIKKQLLKGEGKEIITAISLVQFSTLIPNPLPKRILSLVTGLLLVLFFLIFTREIPKETAKQEEGIDSVESVKKTQTGSRPSKRQTIPYDPLLQRIHTIVHPEFKKQALLFLQTKHALLDDSQKREILESILSSESSEEKMYYDFKTRSGY; this is translated from the coding sequence ATGAAAATTCGTATCATTTCCAAATACTCTGACCAAGGTTTCTCTGATGGGGAGTGCTTTTGGGAAGAAAAACAAAACCAACTGGAAACGATCGAAAGAACAACACCGTTTTCTGGTCAATTGCTGAAAGAATTTCAAGCGGATTGGTCTATGTTTGTGGAGCGAATCTTATCCCAAAATCCTAAAAAAGAAGAGTTTCTAGACAAACTGGGAAAAAAATCCGATAGCCTTGAACAAATTGTCTTTGGTGATACCATACCTATTTGGCGGACTCCTGGATTTCAGGGAAAAATTGAATTATTGGTAGATCCAGAATTTTCTCCCATTCCATGGGAAATTTTAAGAACAACAAATGGTTTTTTATTCCAAGATCGAAATTTCAAACGTGGGATTCGCATCCAGAAAAACGAAAAACAAATCTCAAAAAAAACAAATGCAGCTCTTATCATTTGTAATCCGGTCAAACCCAATTTAGAAAACACAGTCAATGAAGAATGTGCCATCCTTTACCCATTACTAGAAGAAAAACTTCCACTTCGCGTTCTTAAACAAAACCATCTAACAAAAATTCGATTCATTGAAGAAATTGGCACGGTTAAATATTTACATTATGCTGGTCATACGGAAAAAAATGGAATACCCATTCCCAACAATCAATTCATTTCTATGAATGAGATTTCCTCCCGATCCCTCGGCCACTTAGATTTGGTTTTTTTTAACAGCTGTTATTCGTCCTTTGATTCTGTGGAACAATCCGGTCTAACTACAAGTTTTTTGAAAGCAGGCGCCAAACAAGTCATCGGTTTTTTGTATCCTGTGGAAACTAATCTTGCGAAAGAAATTGGGATTTCCTTTTGGAAGGATTTTTTAGTAACCAAAAAGGCAGAAAAAAGTTTAGAGAAAATCAAAAAACAACTTTTGAAAGGAGAAGGGAAGGAAATCATAACAGCCATTAGCCTCGTTCAGTTTTCCACATTGATTCCCAATCCGCTTCCGAAACGGATATTGAGTTTAGTGACTGGACTTTTGTTGGTTTTATTTTTTTTGATTTTTACAAGAGAAATACCGAAAGAAACCGCAAAACAAGAAGAAGGCATCGATTCAGTTGAATCTGTCAAAAAAACACAAACAGGGAGCCGCCCATCCAAACGACAAACCATTCCCTATGATCCGCTTTTGCAAAGAATCCATACGATTGTTCATCCAGAATTCAAAAAACAAGCACTTTTATTTCTCCAAACAAAACACGCATTACTTGACGATTCCCAAAAACGTGAAATTCTCGAATCCATTCTTTCAAGCGAATCTTCCGAAGAAAAAATGTATTATGATTTTAAAACAAGGAGTGGGTATTAA
- a CDS encoding RNA polymerase sigma factor, whose amino-acid sequence MSDEIRSLIDDCLLGKREAWKTLIQKFHRLIIGTCAHYVPREEVFDTSQQVYLKLTENDYQLLRKFKGNSLPAFIIYLSEISKNISMSQTRSIRRTEFREGISLDLSIDILDERQTQEDLYFAWEEKQEFYDLIDALDDTHKEILILRLKGYKFKEIAEILEVPLGTVLARANRAKEKIKKIQNKEIKP is encoded by the coding sequence ATGAGTGATGAGATTAGAAGCTTAATCGACGATTGCCTACTGGGAAAACGAGAAGCCTGGAAAACGCTCATTCAAAAATTCCACCGCCTAATCATTGGAACCTGTGCTCACTATGTACCAAGAGAAGAAGTGTTTGATACATCCCAACAGGTGTATTTAAAACTCACTGAAAATGACTACCAATTGCTTAGAAAATTCAAAGGAAACAGCCTTCCCGCCTTCATTATCTATTTAAGTGAAATTTCCAAAAACATAAGCATGTCCCAAACAAGAAGCATTCGGCGTACGGAATTCAGAGAGGGAATTTCCTTAGATCTAAGCATCGATATTTTGGACGAAAGGCAAACGCAAGAAGATCTCTACTTCGCTTGGGAAGAAAAACAGGAGTTTTACGATCTAATTGATGCACTAGACGACACACACAAAGAAATACTCATCCTACGCTTGAAAGGGTATAAATTCAAAGAAATCGCAGAAATCTTAGAAGTTCCCTTGGGGACGGTACTTGCTCGGGCGAACAGGGCCAAAGAAAAGATAAAAAAAATACAAAACAAGGAAATAAAGCCGTAA
- the ychF gene encoding redox-regulated ATPase YchF: MALNCGIVGLPNVGKSTIFNALTKAGAQAANYPFCTIEPNTGVVEVPDERLARLANIYKPKRTVPTMIEFVDIAGLVKGASQGEGLGNQFLSHIREVDAICHVVRAFQDENITHVHGKVDPIEDITVINYELILADLDSLEKQQQRVSKTAKTGNKEAAEILSVMDKILDALKKGNRASTVELSEEEHKIAKKFNLITIKPVLYVANILDSDVKNTENPLVKQITEYAKKEGAPVVVLCGRFEEEISGLEKEDQLAFLEEIGEKESGLSRMIRASYQLLGLITFFTAGVEEVRAWTTKQGSSGPVAASVIHSDFEKGYIRAEVMRYEDLDRTGDAAKVKEEGKLRVEGKEYIVQDGDVIYFRVNA; encoded by the coding sequence ATGGCTTTGAATTGTGGCATTGTAGGTCTCCCGAACGTCGGTAAGTCGACTATTTTTAACGCACTCACAAAAGCAGGCGCTCAGGCTGCGAATTATCCATTTTGTACGATAGAACCCAACACCGGGGTTGTGGAAGTTCCAGACGAAAGACTTGCTCGTCTCGCAAACATTTACAAACCAAAACGTACGGTCCCTACCATGATCGAGTTTGTGGACATTGCCGGTCTTGTGAAAGGGGCAAGCCAAGGGGAGGGACTCGGGAACCAATTTTTATCCCACATCCGTGAAGTGGATGCTATCTGCCATGTCGTCCGAGCCTTTCAAGATGAAAATATAACGCATGTTCACGGGAAAGTAGATCCAATTGAAGACATCACTGTCATCAATTATGAATTGATTTTAGCGGATTTGGACAGTTTGGAAAAACAACAACAACGCGTTTCCAAAACAGCAAAAACGGGAAACAAAGAAGCCGCTGAGATTTTATCTGTGATGGATAAAATTTTAGATGCTTTAAAAAAAGGAAACAGAGCTTCCACAGTCGAACTTTCTGAAGAAGAACATAAAATTGCCAAAAAGTTTAATTTAATTACCATTAAACCCGTGTTATACGTGGCAAATATTCTCGATTCCGATGTCAAAAATACAGAGAACCCTCTCGTAAAACAAATCACTGAATATGCCAAGAAAGAAGGGGCACCTGTTGTCGTGTTATGTGGCAGGTTCGAAGAAGAGATCAGCGGTTTAGAGAAAGAAGACCAATTGGCCTTTTTAGAAGAGATCGGAGAAAAAGAGTCTGGTTTATCTCGTATGATCCGTGCCTCCTACCAACTCCTTGGCCTCATTACTTTTTTTACCGCGGGTGTGGAAGAAGTAAGAGCTTGGACAACCAAACAAGGAAGTTCGGGACCAGTCGCTGCAAGTGTCATCCACTCTGATTTTGAAAAGGGATACATCCGAGCCGAAGTGATGCGGTACGAAGACCTCGACAGAACGGGAGATGCCGCCAAAGTCAAAGAAGAAGGGAAACTGCGAGTCGAAGGAAAAGAATACATCGTCCAAGATGGAGATGTCATTTATTTCCGTGTAAACGCATAA
- a CDS encoding RluA family pseudouridine synthase, translated as MNSPPKTIQLRNGWTTQIYFECDDFLLADKPSGIPVHETKDPKRVDFTRLLQDHLQIPELRTVNRLDLGTSGIVLLGKNKSKNTELDLLLKKAEKTYLFICIGIPPWKEHRLECFLKEGNKQVNLVRSGGKKAITEFTILHSDQKENLSFGLAKILTGRRHQIRVMLSSLGFPILGDTLYGEKTKEEKRMYLHAFRFSFTDFLGQKQMVETEIPNDWKKRMVLLSRISLTN; from the coding sequence TTGAACTCACCGCCTAAAACCATTCAACTGAGAAATGGGTGGACCACTCAGATTTATTTTGAGTGTGATGATTTTTTACTCGCAGACAAACCAAGCGGAATCCCCGTGCATGAAACCAAGGATCCCAAACGAGTCGACTTTACCCGGTTATTGCAAGATCATTTGCAAATTCCAGAACTTCGCACCGTCAATCGACTTGATTTGGGGACAAGTGGCATTGTTTTACTTGGAAAAAATAAAAGCAAAAATACGGAGTTAGATCTTTTACTAAAAAAAGCGGAAAAAACGTACTTATTTATATGTATCGGAATTCCTCCTTGGAAGGAACACCGATTGGAATGTTTTTTAAAAGAAGGAAACAAACAAGTAAACCTTGTCCGAAGTGGTGGCAAAAAAGCAATCACGGAGTTTACGATTTTACATTCAGATCAGAAGGAAAATCTATCATTTGGACTTGCAAAAATTTTGACAGGTAGAAGGCACCAAATTCGAGTTATGTTGTCTTCTCTGGGGTTTCCAATTCTTGGGGATACTTTGTATGGTGAGAAAACCAAAGAGGAAAAACGTATGTATTTGCATGCGTTTCGATTTTCCTTTACTGACTTTTTAGGTCAAAAACAAATGGTAGAAACAGAGATACCAAATGATTGGAAAAAGAGAATGGTTCTTTTGTCTCGTATTTCCCTCACAAATTAA
- a CDS encoding DUF2797 domain-containing protein yields MPVYQGYVRKMSHKGISPVSYFWEYAHIDEDKKKKEIQVTELTSKEPVESFLGKKITLKTTDEIRCMHCGKKTKKSFNQGYCFVCFSSLAENDLCILRPETCHHHLGTCRDAKWGETNCFKKHTVYFANSSGLKVGITKENPITNRWVDQGARFGIPILEVNSRRDAGILEQFLSQFLPDKTSWQKMVSGDPGSIDLPKEAEKFLNHLEKNEFYSPKETKQKLVWKRLPLDEIKEIQYPILEYPSKIKSMKLTKETPVSGTLVGIKGQYLLFDIGVINIRSLGGLWVELTA; encoded by the coding sequence ATGCCAGTATACCAAGGATATGTAAGGAAAATGTCCCACAAAGGGATAAGCCCAGTTTCGTATTTTTGGGAATATGCCCATATTGATGAAGATAAAAAAAAGAAAGAAATCCAAGTGACGGAACTTACTTCGAAAGAACCTGTTGAGTCGTTTCTTGGTAAAAAAATCACGCTAAAGACAACTGATGAAATTCGTTGTATGCATTGTGGAAAAAAAACAAAAAAATCTTTTAACCAAGGTTATTGTTTTGTTTGTTTTTCCTCTCTAGCTGAAAACGATCTCTGTATTTTACGTCCAGAAACTTGTCATCACCATTTGGGTACTTGCCGTGATGCCAAATGGGGAGAGACAAATTGTTTCAAAAAACACACAGTTTATTTTGCAAACTCAAGTGGTTTAAAAGTTGGTATCACCAAAGAAAATCCGATCACAAACCGCTGGGTGGACCAAGGTGCACGGTTTGGAATTCCAATCTTGGAAGTGAATTCCAGAAGAGATGCTGGGATTTTGGAACAGTTTCTCAGTCAATTTTTACCAGATAAAACTTCCTGGCAAAAGATGGTATCAGGGGATCCTGGTAGCATCGATCTGCCAAAAGAAGCAGAAAAGTTTTTAAACCATCTAGAAAAAAACGAGTTTTATTCCCCCAAGGAAACAAAACAAAAGTTAGTTTGGAAACGATTGCCTCTCGATGAGATAAAAGAAATTCAATATCCTATTTTGGAGTATCCTTCTAAGATAAAGTCAATGAAACTTACAAAGGAAACGCCTGTTTCGGGCACTCTTGTGGGGATCAAGGGTCAGTATTTATTATTCGATATTGGTGTGATCAACATACGAAGTTTAGGCGGACTTTGGGTTGAACTCACCGCCTAA
- a CDS encoding exo-beta-N-acetylmuramidase NamZ domain-containing protein — protein sequence MTNYFFRFSLSFLVLACQGNTVPQFRVHPADSKVRLSQDIFYEKILPTMTGKKVMLATNPSGIGTNPKKIINSFETHKVTLEHLIGLEHGFLGLEEEFSQTPVTMDSTFQRPLYHIYRIKDAELRDLVKEVDYVLFDVQDVGMRCYTYLSVLKRLMDALKNTKTKLVVLDHIHVAMHLPPMGEKMSPKHLNFAGEFPSLLITGMTTGESAIFYNKEYLKDSVDLTVVPVESYKRGMYFEDTGIPWTTPSPNLPMVDSARNYLSLVLLEGVNVSVGRGTQAPFVYFGAPWMTNPEELANKLSTIGNKSYYFSTVYFKPTFGPHKGKICSGLRMNLVRPDYDPMLLAYELIRMMKETYPNDFKWSKGSVNHWVDQLWGNDHFRTSINEGKTYQEFHETFRSEEQKEKKRIEPYLLY from the coding sequence ATGACCAATTACTTTTTTAGGTTTTCTCTCTCGTTTCTTGTCCTTGCGTGCCAAGGGAACACGGTTCCCCAATTTCGAGTCCATCCTGCCGACTCCAAAGTTCGTCTTTCTCAGGACATTTTTTACGAAAAAATCCTACCAACCATGACGGGAAAGAAGGTGATGCTTGCGACCAACCCATCGGGAATTGGAACGAATCCAAAAAAAATCATCAATTCTTTTGAGACACATAAAGTTACGCTTGAGCATTTGATTGGTCTCGAACATGGATTTTTGGGATTAGAAGAAGAATTCAGCCAAACGCCTGTTACTATGGATTCAACCTTCCAAAGACCTTTGTATCATATTTATCGGATAAAAGATGCAGAGTTACGAGACTTAGTAAAAGAGGTCGATTATGTTTTGTTTGATGTGCAAGATGTGGGGATGCGCTGTTATACTTACTTAAGTGTGCTCAAACGTTTGATGGATGCCCTTAAAAATACCAAAACAAAACTGGTTGTTCTCGATCATATCCATGTAGCAATGCATTTGCCTCCAATGGGCGAAAAGATGAGTCCCAAACATTTAAACTTTGCTGGGGAATTTCCATCGCTTCTCATCACAGGCATGACCACAGGGGAATCGGCCATTTTTTATAACAAAGAATATCTTAAGGATTCGGTAGATCTTACGGTTGTTCCAGTAGAAAGCTATAAACGAGGAATGTATTTCGAAGATACAGGGATTCCTTGGACAACTCCATCGCCTAATTTGCCAATGGTGGATTCTGCTAGAAATTATTTGTCTCTGGTATTACTGGAAGGTGTGAATGTGTCAGTGGGCCGAGGTACACAAGCTCCCTTTGTTTACTTTGGAGCTCCTTGGATGACAAACCCTGAGGAACTGGCAAACAAATTGAGTACAATTGGAAACAAATCCTATTATTTTTCTACAGTGTACTTTAAACCAACCTTTGGTCCTCACAAAGGCAAAATCTGTTCTGGTCTTCGTATGAATTTGGTTCGACCTGATTATGATCCAATGTTACTTGCATACGAGCTCATCCGAATGATGAAAGAAACCTATCCCAATGATTTTAAGTGGAGCAAAGGGTCTGTGAACCATTGGGTAGACCAATTGTGGGGGAACGATCATTTCCGCACTTCGATCAATGAAGGAAAAACGTACCAAGAGTTTCATGAAACATTTCGTTCTGAGGAACAAAAAGAAAAGAAACGAATTGAACCATACTTACTCTATTAA
- a CDS encoding lipoprotein LipL46: MLHRLRIAPFTGILVLSILACAGSNSAQKNPSLPDNVVTAMGEAPIYQGDLALARNKALKDAKLNAIRKLVGEQITEKSGVSDGQSLGSKLYGKTDSFVKKYDIISEEQWKLDTQDMIRLNVRCEVEATKLSTAVDALLDDVGNPRIAVLVQTVVNGKSFPIGSATNIAEAELIEKLRAKGNKVVDSSQLTALLKKNPSLAKLDLTSVEEGSPLLTLAQDSGAEVLIVAKVTTTDQKPVVLPGGKKTDFLSSAATGPYRIIQLWGDGKIFGSGSLEGRGADITQEVSREQAVKDWANLVSVKVGKQIKDEWFKLTEQNTVILKFKGLALEDAINFKNDLMEYTSVKQINDRKTEMNGSEWELTYPGKESMFAEELMYKKDSSFRFLSSKTLNINSSKRGVVEIEFKNK, encoded by the coding sequence ATGCTTCATCGACTTCGAATTGCCCCCTTCACCGGGATATTAGTCCTCTCTATCTTGGCATGTGCCGGGTCTAATTCCGCGCAAAAAAACCCATCCCTACCAGACAATGTGGTAACAGCCATGGGAGAGGCCCCTATTTACCAAGGAGACTTGGCTCTTGCTCGTAACAAAGCTCTGAAAGATGCCAAACTCAATGCAATCCGTAAACTTGTAGGGGAACAAATCACAGAAAAATCTGGAGTCTCCGATGGGCAATCCCTTGGATCGAAACTCTACGGGAAAACCGACAGTTTCGTAAAAAAATACGACATCATTAGCGAAGAGCAGTGGAAACTCGACACACAAGATATGATCCGTTTGAATGTCCGCTGTGAAGTGGAAGCAACCAAACTCTCCACAGCCGTCGATGCCCTTCTAGACGATGTAGGGAATCCCCGAATTGCAGTCCTTGTGCAAACCGTCGTCAACGGAAAATCATTTCCCATTGGATCAGCAACAAACATCGCCGAGGCGGAACTCATCGAAAAACTGCGTGCCAAAGGAAACAAAGTGGTAGATAGTTCTCAACTGACGGCTCTCCTCAAAAAAAATCCAAGCCTTGCTAAACTAGATCTTACCTCTGTAGAAGAAGGGAGCCCCCTACTCACACTCGCACAAGATTCTGGTGCGGAAGTTTTGATTGTGGCAAAAGTCACAACCACAGACCAAAAACCAGTGGTTCTTCCTGGAGGTAAAAAAACAGATTTTCTAAGTTCCGCCGCAACAGGCCCATACCGCATCATCCAGTTATGGGGTGATGGAAAAATTTTTGGATCCGGAAGTTTGGAAGGACGAGGCGCAGACATCACCCAAGAAGTTTCCAGAGAACAAGCAGTGAAAGATTGGGCAAACCTAGTCTCGGTGAAAGTGGGAAAACAAATCAAAGACGAATGGTTTAAACTCACTGAACAAAACACCGTGATTTTAAAATTCAAAGGTCTCGCCTTAGAAGATGCAATCAATTTCAAAAACGATTTGATGGAATACACTTCCGTGAAACAAATCAATGATCGCAAAACAGAAATGAATGGATCAGAATGGGAACTCACCTATCCAGGAAAAGAATCTATGTTTGCGGAAGAGTTGATGTATAAAAAAGATTCGAGCTTCCGATTCTTAAGTAGCAAAACGTTAAATATTAATAGTTCTAAACGTGGAGTGGTGGAAATCGAATTTAAAAATAAATGA
- a CDS encoding response regulator — MNKPSAKIKILYVDDEFFNLHLFKDMFKKDFEVYLASSGLEALEGLDAEQEIRYLLSDLSMPEMDGLELIKQVKTIYPKIICGLLTGYDKNSEIENAISDGLISRYFSKPMDPAEIRNFFSAGN; from the coding sequence ATGAACAAACCTTCTGCAAAAATTAAAATTCTCTATGTTGATGATGAATTTTTCAATCTTCACTTATTCAAAGATATGTTTAAGAAAGATTTCGAGGTTTATCTTGCATCCTCTGGTTTGGAAGCTTTGGAAGGATTGGATGCCGAGCAAGAGATTCGCTATCTTTTGAGTGATTTAAGTATGCCAGAAATGGATGGATTGGAACTTATTAAACAAGTAAAGACCATCTATCCAAAAATCATTTGTGGTTTGTTGACTGGCTATGACAAAAATTCCGAAATTGAAAACGCAATATCCGATGGTTTGATTAGTCGTTATTTTTCAAAACCCATGGATCCTGCAGAGATTCGTAATTTTTTCTCTGCAGGAAACTGA
- a CDS encoding ATP-binding protein encodes MIQGSLLSEIIEAVSNTYGNEFLNRITEKLSRVIGADYTFIALFDKEKYESKTVALVAKGTLVDNMAYSLEGTPCANVYENNVCYYPTDVQKFFPKDLLLVEMKIKGYIGTPLINSKQETMGLIVGLYENEIYEKDKDQVITLFQLFSGRIAAELERLNYQSQLEDYNRKLESLVKERTNALEDTLTKLHERQNQLIESEKLASLGLLSAGIAHEINNPLNFILGGYHGIKEYFKESSNQLEKVSFYLDAIKEGVDRTSKIVKGLNQYTRASESNLEKINIHETIDHCLVMLAHTLREGIEVVRNFEADSVLIQGNSGKIHQCFLNILANAIQAMDGKHGQLRIDTSMMTDHIQVQISDTGIGISPELKYKIMTPFFTTKEPGKGVGLGLSIAYRIIHDHRGFIQFESELGKGTKFSIELPLVK; translated from the coding sequence ATGATACAAGGTAGCTTATTATCAGAAATCATCGAAGCAGTTTCCAATACCTATGGAAATGAGTTTTTGAATCGAATCACAGAAAAACTTTCTCGTGTGATTGGGGCAGACTATACCTTTATCGCTTTATTTGATAAAGAAAAATATGAATCGAAAACCGTAGCTCTAGTTGCAAAAGGGACATTAGTCGATAACATGGCATATTCTTTAGAAGGCACTCCGTGTGCAAATGTATATGAGAATAATGTCTGCTATTATCCTACTGATGTTCAGAAGTTTTTTCCTAAGGATCTTTTGCTAGTTGAAATGAAGATAAAAGGTTATATCGGAACTCCTTTGATCAACTCAAAGCAGGAAACGATGGGATTGATTGTTGGATTATATGAGAATGAAATTTATGAAAAAGATAAGGATCAGGTTATAACATTATTTCAACTTTTTTCAGGTAGAATTGCCGCTGAATTAGAACGTCTCAATTATCAGTCCCAGTTAGAAGATTACAATCGAAAATTGGAATCGTTAGTAAAAGAACGAACGAATGCTTTAGAAGATACATTAACCAAGTTACATGAAAGACAAAATCAATTAATCGAATCGGAGAAATTGGCAAGTCTTGGTTTGTTGTCAGCTGGGATTGCGCATGAAATTAATAATCCTCTAAATTTCATATTGGGTGGATACCATGGAATCAAGGAATACTTTAAAGAATCTTCAAACCAATTGGAAAAAGTTAGTTTTTATTTAGATGCTATAAAGGAAGGAGTTGATCGAACTTCAAAAATTGTAAAAGGATTAAATCAATACACTAGAGCCAGTGAATCTAATCTAGAAAAGATCAATATTCATGAAACCATAGATCATTGTTTGGTGATGTTAGCTCATACTCTCCGCGAAGGGATCGAAGTCGTACGAAATTTCGAAGCAGATTCAGTTTTGATTCAAGGGAATTCTGGAAAAATCCACCAATGTTTTCTTAATATTTTAGCGAATGCAATTCAGGCAATGGATGGGAAACATGGTCAATTGCGCATTGATACAAGTATGATGACTGATCACATTCAAGTTCAAATTAGTGACACTGGGATAGGAATCAGTCCTGAGTTAAAATATAAAATCATGACTCCATTTTTTACGACGAAGGAACCTGGAAAAGGAGTAGGTTTAGGTTTATCGATTGCTTATAGGATTATACATGATCATCGTGGCTTTATTCAGTTTGAATCGGAGTTAGGGAAAGGCACTAAATTTTCAATTGAGCTTCCCCTTGTTAAATGA
- a CDS encoding rhodanese-like domain-containing protein, which translates to MKPILFFFLVVFLLPVHAKTISKRQKKQEIVPIPNRLIDYQEFKKIVNRSETERESHRLTEEDFLKMMSEEGVVVLDARSENRFRMLHIKGAVNLPFTEFTKDSLASVIPEQKTKILIYCNNNFSGNEQAFAAKSPAASLNLSTYNSLKAYGYFNIYELGPLLDVTQTKLPLVSETQEDDSK; encoded by the coding sequence ATGAAACCAATTTTGTTTTTCTTTTTAGTCGTGTTTCTGTTGCCAGTTCATGCAAAAACCATCTCAAAAAGACAGAAAAAACAAGAGATTGTTCCCATACCCAATCGTCTCATTGATTATCAAGAATTCAAAAAGATTGTCAACCGCTCGGAAACAGAACGAGAATCTCACCGCCTAACGGAAGAAGATTTTCTAAAAATGATGTCGGAAGAAGGTGTTGTTGTTTTGGATGCGAGAAGTGAAAACCGATTCCGAATGTTACACATTAAGGGAGCAGTAAATTTACCTTTCACGGAATTTACTAAAGACAGTTTAGCGAGTGTGATCCCAGAACAAAAAACCAAAATATTGATCTATTGTAATAATAATTTTTCAGGCAATGAACAAGCTTTCGCTGCCAAAAGTCCTGCTGCTTCCCTGAATCTTTCTACATACAATTCGCTAAAAGCATATGGATATTTCAATATATATGAATTGGGCCCACTTCTAGATGTCACGCAAACAAAACTCCCACTTGTGAGCGAGACCCAGGAGGATGATTCAAAGTAA